From one Streptomyces mobaraensis genomic stretch:
- a CDS encoding sigma factor: MTTDAPPRWDRRMQQRLAHGEAAALGELYDRFASLVHGLAHRVLGDEAGADRVTRDVFGHVWEHPGEWDPRQGPLRSWLADLTHRQAVARLRRSESDGPGGPATPEEIDERVRAASVAARADYIVGSMPAPLREALDLAYTRRLDYRRAAAGLGVTEDEARRRLRLGLQLLSTAHGPRHPGHRAAGPPPPSAGGDPR, encoded by the coding sequence ATGACGACGGACGCACCACCACGGTGGGACCGGAGGATGCAGCAGCGGCTCGCGCACGGCGAAGCGGCCGCGCTCGGCGAGCTGTACGACCGTTTCGCCTCTCTGGTGCACGGCCTCGCCCACCGCGTCCTCGGCGACGAGGCCGGCGCCGACCGGGTCACGCGCGACGTCTTCGGCCACGTCTGGGAGCACCCCGGCGAGTGGGACCCCCGGCAGGGCCCGCTGCGCTCCTGGCTCGCCGACCTCACCCACCGGCAGGCCGTCGCCCGGCTGCGCCGGTCGGAGAGCGACGGCCCCGGCGGCCCGGCCACCCCCGAGGAGATCGACGAACGCGTCCGCGCGGCCTCCGTCGCCGCCCGCGCCGACTACATCGTCGGTTCCATGCCCGCGCCCCTGCGCGAGGCCCTCGACCTCGCCTACACCCGCCGCCTCGACTACCGCCGGGCCGCCGCCGGCCTGGGCGTCACCGAGGACGAGGCGCGCCGCCGGCTGCGCCTGGGGCTCCAGTTGCTCTCCACCGCCCACGGCCCCCGCCACCCGGGCCACCGCGCGGCCGGCCCGCCGCCACCCTCCGCCGGCGGAGACCCACGATGA
- a CDS encoding ABC transporter ATP-binding protein, which yields MAVGREATSAAVRVEGLWKRFGEQVAVAGIDLEIPAGRFIGLVGPNGAGKTTTLSMVTGLLRPDSGRVEIAGRDVWEDPAAAKSVIGVLPEGLRMFERLSGRELLAYTGRLRGLPGDEVDQRATQLLDVLDLAGAQHKLVVDYSTGMRKKIGLAAALLHNPEVLFLDEPFEGVDPVSAQSIRRVLERYTASGATVVFSSHVMELVESLCSWVAVLAAGRIRAHGTLEEVRGEAPTLQAAFLDLVGARGTSDGQELDWLGGVR from the coding sequence ATGGCAGTGGGACGGGAAGCGACATCCGCGGCCGTACGCGTCGAGGGACTCTGGAAGCGGTTCGGCGAACAGGTGGCCGTGGCCGGGATCGATCTGGAGATACCCGCCGGCCGGTTCATCGGGCTCGTCGGGCCGAACGGGGCGGGCAAGACCACGACGCTGTCGATGGTCACCGGCCTGCTGCGGCCCGACTCGGGACGGGTGGAGATCGCCGGACGCGACGTCTGGGAGGATCCCGCCGCCGCCAAGTCCGTGATCGGCGTGCTGCCCGAGGGGCTGCGGATGTTCGAGCGGCTGTCGGGGCGCGAACTCCTCGCCTACACCGGGCGGCTGCGGGGGCTGCCCGGCGACGAGGTGGACCAGCGGGCCACCCAGCTCCTCGACGTGCTCGACCTCGCGGGCGCGCAGCACAAGCTCGTCGTCGACTACTCGACCGGCATGCGCAAGAAGATCGGGCTGGCGGCGGCGCTGCTGCACAACCCCGAAGTCCTCTTCCTGGACGAGCCGTTCGAGGGTGTCGACCCGGTCTCCGCGCAGTCCATCCGCCGGGTGCTGGAACGTTACACCGCCTCCGGCGCCACGGTCGTCTTCTCCAGTCACGTGATGGAGCTGGTGGAGTCCCTCTGCTCCTGGGTCGCCGTCCTCGCCGCGGGCCGCATCCGCGCGCACGGCACCCTGGAGGAGGTCCGGGGGGAGGCGCCGACGCTCCAGGCCGCGTTCCTCGACCTCGTGGGCGCCCGCGGGACGAGCGACGGCCAGGAGCTCGACTGGCTGGGCGGCGTCCGATGA
- a CDS encoding transporter — protein MTTATPSPAAPAAPLLSLTPLFARLKLTLLRNGLRQSNKRKAVFIASIVLVALFGALQLLGLVALRGTEHVAAFTVPLTVLLALGWAVMPLFFPGGDETLDPTRLAMLPLRPAPLIAALLVSSLIGIGPAFTLLILIGSVIATAHGAAAFAVAVPAVLLTLLVCVALTRAVATANVRLLSSRKGKDLALLSGVIIGVGAQLVNLAVQKLSEAGLARLEPVADVTRWIPPGSALDAVRAAGEGEYGLAAAELALTAALLAVLTLWWQRTLTKVMTSPDSSTLVSTAKPEKERGAGAGLARLLPAGRTGTAAQRQLRYAWRDPKIKTTWGSTLGIGVAIPLINIVQGSHNLYFISVAVIMLTGLMYNQFGQDGPAFWMVLQAIGSPRDALAELRGRALALTLITVPYLLVLVLAMAVITGRWDQCPEVLGLSLAALGGFLGTGAIASVQYPYSVPQDHAFKNIAPGQSGIAWLGTLWSLVGLAVCAPLIGLTIGLHLTDGHGLLWTVLPLGVVYGPLAAWAGLRFAAPRMARRLPEILDAASKA, from the coding sequence ATGACCACCGCGACCCCCTCCCCCGCCGCCCCCGCCGCCCCTCTGCTCTCCCTGACCCCGCTCTTCGCCCGCCTGAAGCTGACACTGCTGCGCAACGGTCTGCGGCAGTCGAACAAGCGCAAGGCCGTCTTCATCGCGTCCATCGTCCTCGTCGCCCTGTTCGGCGCGCTGCAGCTGCTCGGTCTGGTGGCGCTGCGCGGCACCGAGCACGTGGCGGCGTTCACCGTGCCGCTGACGGTGCTGCTCGCGCTCGGCTGGGCGGTGATGCCGCTGTTCTTCCCCGGCGGCGACGAGACCCTGGACCCGACGCGGCTGGCGATGCTGCCGCTGCGGCCCGCGCCGCTGATCGCCGCGCTGCTGGTCAGTTCGCTGATCGGCATCGGCCCGGCGTTCACCCTGCTGATCCTGATCGGCTCGGTGATCGCGACGGCGCACGGGGCCGCGGCGTTCGCGGTCGCGGTGCCGGCGGTACTGCTGACGCTGCTGGTGTGCGTGGCCCTGACACGGGCCGTCGCCACCGCCAACGTCCGGCTGCTGTCCAGCCGGAAGGGAAAGGATCTCGCGCTGCTCAGCGGCGTGATCATCGGCGTCGGGGCACAGCTCGTCAACCTGGCGGTGCAGAAGCTGAGCGAGGCCGGGCTGGCCCGGCTGGAGCCGGTGGCCGACGTGACGCGCTGGATCCCGCCGGGCTCGGCGCTGGACGCCGTACGGGCCGCGGGCGAGGGCGAGTACGGGCTCGCCGCCGCGGAACTCGCCCTGACCGCCGCCCTGCTGGCCGTCCTGACGCTCTGGTGGCAGCGCACCCTCACCAAGGTCATGACCTCGCCGGACTCCTCCACCCTCGTCTCCACGGCGAAGCCGGAGAAGGAGCGCGGGGCCGGCGCGGGCCTCGCCCGCCTGCTGCCCGCCGGGCGGACGGGCACGGCCGCCCAGCGGCAGCTGCGCTACGCCTGGCGCGATCCGAAGATCAAGACGACCTGGGGGTCGACGCTGGGCATCGGCGTCGCGATCCCTCTGATCAACATCGTGCAGGGCTCGCACAATCTGTACTTCATCTCCGTCGCGGTCATCATGCTGACCGGTCTGATGTACAACCAGTTCGGTCAGGACGGACCGGCCTTCTGGATGGTCCTCCAGGCGATCGGCTCGCCGCGCGACGCGCTCGCCGAACTGCGCGGCCGCGCGCTCGCCCTGACCCTGATCACGGTGCCCTACCTCCTCGTGCTCGTCCTGGCGATGGCGGTGATCACGGGCAGGTGGGACCAGTGCCCGGAGGTGCTGGGCCTGAGCCTCGCGGCGCTGGGGGGCTTCCTGGGAACGGGGGCCATCGCCTCGGTGCAGTACCCGTACTCCGTCCCGCAGGACCACGCCTTCAAGAACATCGCCCCCGGCCAGTCCGGCATCGCCTGGCTCGGCACGCTCTGGTCGTTGGTCGGCCTGGCCGTCTGCGCGCCGCTGATCGGACTGACGATCGGCCTGCACCTGACGGACGGCCACGGGCTGCTGTGGACCGTGCTGCCGCTGGGCGTCGTCTACGGGCCGCTGGCCGCCTGGGCGGGGCTGCGGTTCGCCGCGCCGCGGATGGCGCGGCGGCTGCCGGAGATCCTGGATGCGGCGAGCAAGGCGTAG
- a CDS encoding STAS domain-containing protein has translation MTLKVWEREQGNWAVLQVSGEMDLVTSPAVRQRVHDAVAEGRRSLVLDLGEVRFCDSSGVGVLIAARRLMRSCQGRLRLILPAQGAVDGSHVNRVLAALGVRRLFEVYPDLASATAETDPLSA, from the coding sequence GTGACGTTGAAGGTGTGGGAGCGCGAGCAGGGGAACTGGGCCGTGCTCCAGGTCAGCGGCGAGATGGATCTGGTGACCTCCCCGGCGGTCCGGCAGCGCGTGCACGACGCGGTGGCGGAGGGGCGGCGGAGTCTGGTGCTCGACCTCGGCGAGGTGCGGTTCTGCGACTCCAGCGGGGTCGGTGTGCTCATCGCCGCCCGGCGTCTGATGCGCTCCTGCCAAGGACGGCTGCGGCTGATCCTGCCCGCCCAGGGGGCGGTCGACGGATCGCACGTCAACAGGGTGCTCGCCGCGCTCGGCGTACGGCGCCTCTTCGAGGTCTACCCGGACCTGGCGAGCGCCACCGCCGAGACCGACCCCCTCTCGGCCTGA
- the purU gene encoding formyltetrahydrofolate deformylase, translating into MNASQPAPPARTAQPDQYVLTLSCPDKQGIVHAVSSYLFMTGCNIEDSQQFGDHDTGLFFMRVHFGAEAPVTLEKLRASFAAIGDAFHMDWQIHRADEKMRIILMVSKFGHCLNDLLFRSRIGALPVEIAAVVSNHTDFAELVGSYGIPFHHIPVTKDTKQEAEARLLELVRDEKVELVVLARYMQVLSDSLCKELSGRIINIHHSFLPSFKGAKPYHQAHARGVKLIGATAHYVTADLDEGPIIEQEVERVGHEVTPEQLVAIGRDVECQALARAVKWHSEHRVLLNGRRTVVFA; encoded by the coding sequence ATGAACGCCTCGCAGCCGGCGCCGCCCGCGCGGACCGCACAGCCCGACCAGTACGTCCTCACCCTCTCCTGCCCGGACAAGCAGGGCATCGTCCACGCGGTGTCCAGCTACCTCTTCATGACCGGTTGCAACATCGAGGACAGCCAGCAGTTCGGCGACCACGACACCGGGCTGTTCTTCATGCGGGTGCACTTCGGCGCCGAGGCCCCGGTGACGCTGGAGAAGCTGCGGGCCAGCTTCGCCGCCATCGGCGACGCGTTCCACATGGACTGGCAGATCCACCGCGCCGACGAGAAGATGCGCATCATCCTGATGGTGTCCAAGTTCGGGCACTGCCTCAACGACCTGCTCTTCCGCTCCCGGATCGGCGCCCTGCCGGTGGAGATCGCGGCGGTCGTCTCCAACCACACCGACTTCGCCGAGCTCGTCGGCTCCTACGGCATCCCCTTCCACCACATCCCGGTGACGAAGGACACCAAGCAGGAGGCCGAGGCGCGGCTGCTGGAGCTCGTCCGCGACGAGAAGGTCGAACTCGTCGTGCTGGCCCGCTATATGCAGGTGCTCTCCGACAGCCTCTGCAAGGAGCTGTCGGGCCGGATCATCAACATCCACCACTCCTTCCTGCCGAGCTTCAAGGGCGCGAAGCCGTACCACCAGGCGCACGCCCGCGGTGTGAAGCTGATCGGTGCCACCGCGCACTACGTCACCGCCGACCTCGACGAGGGCCCGATCATCGAGCAGGAGGTCGAGCGGGTCGGCCACGAGGTGACCCCCGAGCAGCTGGTCGCCATCGGCCGGGACGTGGAGTGCCAGGCCCTGGCCCGCGCGGTGAAGTGGCACAGCGAGCACCGCGTGCTGCTGAACGGCCGCCGCACGGTCGTCTTCGCGTAA
- a CDS encoding transcriptional regulator, whose product MAARPLVARQPNERLQALIQEAGCSNAGLARRVNMCGAEHGLDLRYDKTSVARWLRGQQPRGRAPAVIAEALGRKLGRTVTIDEIGMANGKNLASGVGLQFSPTVMGAIEQVCELWRSDVGRRDFLSGTSVASSALVEPSRDWLITGADPQVARSAGARVGVSDVEAVRATTEALVELDHRYGSGHVRPVVVHYLNSVVSGLLAGSYREAVGRELFAAVARLTELAGYMAVDTGQPGLAQRYYIQALRLAQAAGDRGYGGYVLAASMSHLAASLGNPREIAQLAKAAQEGARGQVTPRVEAMFHAAEARGHALLGDARSCQTVAAKAVTKLEQADGGIDSGDDPSWIRHFDRAYLSDELAHCHRDLGQSEPARRHAEDALANHPEGRVRRRAIGLLLLATAHVQQREVEEACATGTRALELLGTLRSNRGAEYLEDFQQRLQPFRDEPAVRDFGARMEMQAA is encoded by the coding sequence ATGGCCGCACGGCCACTCGTCGCGCGGCAGCCGAACGAACGGCTGCAGGCGCTCATCCAGGAGGCCGGCTGCTCCAACGCCGGCCTGGCGCGCCGCGTCAACATGTGCGGCGCCGAACACGGCCTTGATCTCCGTTACGACAAGACGTCCGTCGCCCGCTGGCTGCGCGGCCAGCAGCCCCGCGGCCGCGCCCCGGCCGTCATCGCCGAGGCGCTCGGCCGCAAGCTGGGCCGGACGGTCACCATCGACGAGATCGGCATGGCCAACGGCAAGAACCTCGCCTCGGGCGTGGGCCTGCAGTTCTCCCCGACCGTCATGGGAGCGATCGAGCAGGTCTGCGAGCTGTGGCGGAGCGACGTCGGCCGGCGCGACTTCCTCAGCGGCACCTCGGTCGCCTCGTCCGCGCTGGTCGAACCCAGCCGCGACTGGCTGATCACCGGCGCCGACCCGCAGGTCGCGCGGAGCGCGGGCGCCCGGGTCGGGGTGTCGGACGTGGAAGCGGTCCGCGCCACCACGGAGGCGCTCGTCGAGCTCGACCACCGGTACGGGAGCGGGCACGTCCGCCCGGTCGTCGTCCACTACCTCAACAGCGTCGTCTCCGGGCTGCTCGCCGGCTCGTACCGGGAGGCGGTCGGACGCGAACTCTTCGCCGCCGTCGCACGGCTGACCGAACTCGCGGGCTACATGGCCGTCGACACCGGGCAGCCGGGGCTCGCCCAGCGCTACTACATCCAGGCCCTGCGGCTCGCGCAGGCCGCGGGCGACCGCGGCTACGGCGGCTACGTACTCGCCGCCAGCATGAGCCACCTCGCCGCGTCGCTCGGCAACCCACGGGAGATCGCCCAGCTCGCGAAGGCGGCACAGGAGGGCGCCCGGGGGCAGGTCACGCCACGGGTCGAGGCGATGTTCCACGCGGCGGAGGCGCGCGGGCACGCGCTCCTCGGCGACGCCCGGTCCTGCCAGACCGTCGCCGCCAAGGCCGTCACCAAACTCGAACAGGCCGACGGAGGCATCGACTCCGGCGATGACCCCTCGTGGATCCGGCACTTCGACCGCGCGTACCTCTCGGACGAACTGGCCCACTGCCACCGCGACCTGGGCCAGTCCGAACCGGCCCGCCGGCACGCGGAGGACGCCCTGGCCAACCACCCCGAGGGCCGCGTCCGCCGCCGCGCCATCGGCCTCCTCCTGCTCGCCACCGCACACGTGCAGCAACGCGAGGTGGAAGAGGCCTGCGCGACGGGCACCCGGGCCCTGGAACTCCTCGGCACCCTCCGGTCCAACCGCGGCGCGGAGTACCTGGAGGACTTCCAGCAACGCCTCCAGCCGTTCCGGGACGAGCCGGCGGTACGGGACTTCGGGGCGCGGATGGAGATGCAGGCGGCTTAG
- a CDS encoding FAD-dependent monooxygenase → MSARTATSTSTRTEPPADVLVVGAGPTGLLLAGDLAASGVNVVLLERRSAESNLTRAFAVHARTLEVFDARGLAEPLIATGHLVDGVRLFGRMAIDLTRLETRFPGVLMTPQYHVEHLLEERAVAAGADIRRGVRCTGLRQDADGVALDVEEADGTARTLRARYAVGTDGVRSTVRQALGMPFPGRAVLDSVMLADVRLSAAPRELPAFRGGAEGFAFVVPFGDGWFRIIAWRRGTRLPTDAPVDLDELKGVTRALFGTDFGIHDARWTSRFHSDERQVPRYRDGRVFLAGDAAHVHSPAGGLGMNAGLQDAANLGWKLAAVLHGRAEEALLDSYHAERHPVGAQVLRVSGAIVRAVLLDSPVIRGARNVAARVLPFTPAVGHRLARTVSGLAVAYPAPSGSHPLTGRRVPDLPLVETGDGPTRLYEALRAGTHLRVLPRDTGPDVPPAPPGALTVTRADSVRTALLVRPDGYVESAEELPPSWTLPEAEAVAATGAGREKAAPAGPEAAERNAVVA, encoded by the coding sequence ATGTCCGCTCGTACCGCCACCTCCACGTCCACCCGCACCGAGCCGCCCGCGGACGTCCTCGTCGTCGGGGCCGGCCCGACCGGTCTGCTGCTGGCCGGGGATCTCGCCGCCTCCGGTGTGAACGTCGTGCTGCTGGAGCGGCGGAGCGCGGAGTCCAACCTCACCCGGGCCTTCGCCGTGCACGCCCGGACCCTGGAGGTGTTCGACGCGCGGGGGCTCGCCGAACCGCTGATCGCGACGGGCCACCTGGTGGACGGCGTCCGCCTGTTCGGGCGGATGGCCATCGACCTCACCCGGCTGGAGACCCGCTTCCCGGGCGTCCTCATGACCCCGCAGTACCACGTCGAACACCTCCTCGAAGAGCGCGCCGTGGCGGCGGGCGCCGACATCCGGCGCGGGGTGCGCTGCACCGGACTGCGGCAGGACGCCGACGGGGTCGCGCTGGACGTCGAGGAGGCGGACGGCACCGCGCGCACCCTGCGGGCGCGGTACGCGGTCGGCACCGACGGTGTGCGCAGCACCGTCCGGCAGGCGCTCGGCATGCCGTTCCCGGGGCGGGCAGTGCTCGACTCCGTGATGCTCGCCGACGTACGGCTGTCCGCCGCGCCGCGCGAACTGCCCGCGTTCCGGGGCGGCGCCGAGGGCTTCGCGTTCGTCGTCCCGTTCGGCGACGGCTGGTTCCGGATCATCGCCTGGCGGCGCGGCACCCGGCTTCCCACCGATGCCCCCGTCGACCTGGACGAGCTCAAGGGCGTCACCCGCGCCCTCTTCGGCACCGACTTCGGCATCCACGACGCCCGCTGGACCTCCCGCTTCCACAGCGACGAGCGCCAGGTGCCCCGCTACCGGGACGGCCGGGTGTTCCTGGCCGGCGACGCCGCCCACGTCCACTCGCCCGCCGGCGGCCTGGGCATGAACGCCGGCCTGCAGGACGCCGCCAACCTGGGCTGGAAGCTGGCGGCCGTCCTCCACGGCCGGGCCGAGGAGGCCCTGCTGGACAGCTACCACGCCGAACGCCATCCCGTCGGCGCACAGGTGCTGCGCGTCAGCGGCGCCATCGTCCGCGCGGTGCTGCTCGACTCCCCGGTGATCCGGGGCGCGCGCAACGTCGCCGCCCGTGTCCTGCCCTTCACACCGGCCGTGGGACACCGGCTCGCCCGTACCGTCTCCGGACTCGCGGTCGCCTACCCGGCACCTTCCGGATCCCACCCGCTCACCGGCCGGCGCGTGCCCGACCTGCCGCTCGTCGAGACCGGCGACGGACCCACCCGCCTCTACGAGGCACTGCGTGCCGGCACCCACCTCCGCGTCCTGCCGCGCGACACCGGCCCCGACGTCCCGCCGGCCCCGCCCGGCGCGCTCACCGTCACCCGAGCCGACTCCGTACGGACGGCCCTGCTCGTCCGCCCCGACGGCTACGTGGAGTCGGCGGAGGAACTGCCGCCGAGCTGGACCCTGCCGGAGGCGGAAGCGGTGGCGGCAACGGGAGCAGGCCGGGAGAAGGCGGCGCCGGCCGGACCGGAGGCCGCGGAACGGAACGCCGTCGTGGCGTGA
- a CDS encoding DUF7691 family protein gives MSSAMSLTLLDLAAARAFIGCRDEGLLHAVRDNFGADLAADDDYFGSEIRRGAPTAYQALEAVVNGGPFDEGFAFQYGYAYKRLCELTGYRLPNNNFCPIRASWLPVLDEALAGLGITAVSVSELTYSLPDPLPFTDLPGYGEWTAEQCAKGLAQWEATTDERRRAVDPMTMEVIEECVGWMRAAGRMPGFGVVGFLS, from the coding sequence ATGAGTTCCGCGATGTCCCTCACACTGCTCGACCTCGCCGCCGCGCGCGCCTTCATCGGCTGCCGCGACGAGGGGCTGCTGCACGCCGTCCGCGACAACTTCGGCGCCGATCTGGCCGCCGACGACGACTACTTCGGCAGTGAGATACGCCGGGGTGCCCCCACCGCGTACCAGGCGCTGGAAGCGGTGGTCAACGGCGGTCCGTTCGACGAGGGGTTCGCCTTCCAGTACGGCTACGCGTACAAGAGGCTCTGCGAGCTCACCGGGTACCGCCTGCCCAACAACAACTTCTGCCCGATACGCGCCTCGTGGCTGCCCGTCCTCGACGAGGCGCTGGCGGGCCTGGGCATCACCGCCGTCTCCGTGTCCGAGCTCACCTACTCGCTCCCCGACCCGCTGCCGTTCACCGACCTGCCCGGCTACGGCGAGTGGACGGCGGAGCAGTGCGCCAAGGGCCTGGCGCAGTGGGAGGCCACCACGGACGAGCGGCGGCGGGCCGTGGACCCGATGACGATGGAGGTGATCGAGGAGTGCGTCGGCTGGATGCGGGCGGCGGGGCGGATGCCGGGGTTCGGGGTCGTCGGCTTCCTGTCGTGA
- a CDS encoding bifunctional DNA primase/polymerase, translating into MNVEETIGVGTPRIPQQRGERVLDAAVRYAEERHWDVFAGTWLEAVDGRERCSCGDLDCPAPGAHPARPDWATQATGSAVGARRMWAKHPGAAVLLPTGRTFDALDVSESAGCLALARMERMGIELGPITSTPFRRMLFFVLPGGALKVADAARKLGWRPSSLDLVARGEGDYVVAPPSRVGNRGAVQWARQPTAANRWLPDAEELVSALAYACGGQSAEARGR; encoded by the coding sequence ATGAACGTGGAAGAGACGATCGGAGTAGGGACCCCGCGCATTCCCCAACAACGCGGCGAGCGCGTCCTCGACGCCGCGGTGCGGTACGCGGAGGAGCGGCACTGGGACGTTTTCGCCGGCACCTGGCTGGAGGCCGTGGACGGCCGGGAACGCTGCTCCTGCGGCGACCTCGACTGCCCCGCCCCCGGCGCCCACCCGGCCCGGCCGGACTGGGCCACGCAGGCCACCGGCAGCGCGGTCGGCGCGCGCCGCATGTGGGCGAAACACCCGGGCGCCGCGGTCCTGCTGCCGACGGGGCGGACGTTCGACGCCCTGGACGTCTCCGAGTCCGCGGGCTGTCTGGCGCTGGCCCGCATGGAGCGGATGGGCATCGAGCTGGGGCCGATCACCAGCACCCCGTTCCGCCGGATGCTCTTCTTCGTCCTGCCGGGCGGGGCGCTCAAGGTCGCGGACGCGGCGCGCAAGCTGGGCTGGCGCCCCTCCTCGCTGGACCTGGTGGCGCGGGGCGAGGGCGACTACGTGGTGGCGCCGCCGAGCCGGGTGGGCAACCGCGGCGCCGTGCAGTGGGCGCGCCAGCCCACCGCCGCCAACCGCTGGCTGCCGGACGCGGAGGAGCTGGTCAGCGCGCTCGCGTACGCGTGCGGGGGGCAGTCCGCGGAGGCGCGGGGGCGGTAG
- a CDS encoding anti-sigma factor family protein — protein sequence MTAHPLQPSRPHPALTSLLGAWALAACSPDETAAVEEHLTDCASCAEEAVRLRDAVALLHPEDSLDLDPSLRSRVLAHCLGRRPARIPVPGWAAPYEAETARLDALLRDIGEQDWRAPVRLAWFDGRRPAEREVSVAAVISHLTAVDGLVAGSLGLPDPVPAPAAAVAVLSGGGAATAPAGRVPVSPDGRTEALWTAEEGRPSGSAHAAWRDQSRALIRSASFAAGSAGSAGSAGNGGNAGSGETAGNAEATAATSVEYGPFSLPLRDAFLDRAFECWVHAEDVADAVAYPYEPPAPSHLHRMIDLAARMLPGAIAGRRRAGLAPPAHMLTTAGAPGRALHLEVEGSGGGHWYIALDSPTAHVSPGTEVAHVALDGLEFCRLAAGRVEPQEAAAGQDGDPEAIRDVLFATASLSRL from the coding sequence ATGACCGCACACCCGCTCCAGCCGTCCCGGCCGCACCCCGCGCTCACCTCGCTGCTCGGCGCCTGGGCGCTGGCCGCCTGCTCCCCCGACGAGACCGCGGCCGTCGAGGAGCACCTGACCGACTGCGCCTCCTGCGCCGAGGAGGCCGTCCGGCTGCGGGACGCGGTCGCCTTACTCCACCCCGAGGACAGCCTCGACCTCGATCCGTCCCTGCGCTCCCGGGTGCTCGCGCACTGCCTCGGCCGCCGCCCGGCCCGCATCCCGGTGCCCGGCTGGGCCGCGCCTTACGAGGCGGAGACGGCCCGCCTCGACGCCCTGCTGCGGGACATCGGCGAGCAGGACTGGCGGGCGCCGGTGCGGCTCGCCTGGTTCGACGGGCGCCGGCCCGCCGAACGGGAGGTCAGCGTGGCCGCAGTGATCAGCCACCTCACGGCGGTGGACGGCCTCGTCGCCGGCTCGCTGGGCCTGCCCGACCCGGTGCCGGCGCCGGCCGCCGCGGTGGCCGTCCTGTCCGGCGGCGGAGCGGCGACGGCGCCCGCGGGCCGCGTGCCGGTGTCGCCCGACGGACGCACCGAGGCCCTGTGGACGGCCGAGGAGGGCCGGCCCTCGGGCAGCGCCCACGCGGCCTGGCGCGACCAGAGCCGCGCCCTGATAAGGAGCGCGTCCTTCGCCGCCGGGAGCGCCGGGAGCGCCGGGAGCGCTGGGAACGGCGGGAACGCCGGGAGCGGCGAGACCGCTGGGAACGCCGAGGCCACGGCCGCCACGAGCGTCGAGTACGGCCCGTTCAGCCTCCCCCTGCGCGACGCCTTCCTCGACCGCGCCTTCGAGTGCTGGGTGCACGCGGAGGACGTCGCCGACGCGGTCGCGTACCCGTACGAGCCGCCGGCGCCGTCCCATCTGCACCGCATGATCGACCTGGCGGCCCGGATGCTGCCGGGCGCGATCGCCGGCCGCCGACGGGCCGGGCTGGCCCCGCCGGCGCACATGCTGACCACCGCCGGCGCGCCGGGACGCGCGCTGCACCTGGAGGTGGAGGGCAGCGGCGGCGGCCACTGGTACATCGCCCTGGACTCCCCCACCGCCCACGTCTCCCCGGGGACGGAAGTGGCCCATGTGGCGCTCGACGGGCTGGAGTTCTGCCGGCTCGCCGCCGGGCGGGTCGAGCCGCAGGAGGCCGCGGCCGGACAGGACGGGGACCCGGAGGCCATCCGGGACGTCCTCTTCGCCACGGCCTCGCTGTCACGGCTGTAG
- a CDS encoding SCO4402 family protein: MDGMPLNDMPWWRWRANVRSALHMLSDPAFQQECWLTGREGYGDVTDAVYRLVEDTWLDNWSAEKYVGTVFRDSGEAALVDVAVLRVLRIMHQVGADAPVSAYLEHHGWPEAVRAAREAHVRLAAGDGDDPDVPPRSLPVLAVLTKV; the protein is encoded by the coding sequence ATGGACGGCATGCCGCTCAATGACATGCCATGGTGGCGCTGGCGGGCGAACGTCCGCTCGGCGCTGCACATGCTCTCGGACCCGGCCTTCCAGCAGGAATGCTGGCTGACCGGGCGTGAAGGGTACGGAGACGTGACCGACGCCGTCTACCGCCTGGTCGAGGACACCTGGCTGGACAACTGGTCGGCTGAGAAATACGTCGGAACGGTGTTCCGCGACTCGGGCGAGGCCGCCCTGGTGGACGTGGCGGTGCTGCGCGTGCTGCGGATCATGCACCAGGTCGGCGCCGACGCGCCGGTCTCGGCCTATCTGGAGCACCACGGCTGGCCCGAGGCCGTCCGGGCGGCCCGCGAGGCGCACGTCCGGCTGGCGGCGGGGGACGGGGACGACCCGGACGTACCGCCGCGCTCCCTGCCCGTCCTGGCCGTCCTGACGAAGGTCTGA